One part of the Pseudoliparis swirei isolate HS2019 ecotype Mariana Trench chromosome 6, NWPU_hadal_v1, whole genome shotgun sequence genome encodes these proteins:
- the c6h12orf4 gene encoding protein C12orf4 homolog isoform X2 — translation MKKNKTKVNSSAEKEFVFEFRAGEHNCVLKVPLQFPAQENLCDLHGRLVLLHKIPCYIEDELKTSLSNFIESETILDRDSEAVLALQRLSVGNVDVNRLTNAWTRSYVETTLEHARLEEPSWDEDFADVYHELIHSPASDTLLNLEHNYFVSISELISERDMEIKKLQERQAAEMDKVMHELGNTLSDHDVNTVASQHFDAQQVLENKWASELKQVTGIQKHEYQEWVISLHQDLQKSNSSQITEEIKVQPGQQSELADSGARMFEEQPQLEESFTIHLGAQLKTMHNLRLVCSDVLDFCKHRRHGSGGAKLRRLQTALSLYSSSLCGLVLLVDNRVNSYSGIKRDFATVAKECTDFHFPFLEAQLDEVQQVLLYARAQRSSKHKEQPDIPRNGGDDKSKNVERNPSNILPGEFYVSRHSNLSEVHVVFHLCVDDNVRSGNITARDPAIMGLRNILKVCCTHDVTTITVPLLLVHDMSEEMTIPWCLKRAELVFKCVKGFMMEMASWDGGLSRTVQFLVPKSISEEMFYQLSNMLPQIFRVSSTLTLTSKH, via the exons atgaagaagaacaaaaccaAAGTGAACAGCTCTGCCGAGAAGGAGTTTGTGTTTGAGTTCAGGGCCGGAGAACACAACTGTGTCCTCAAGGTGCCTCTTCAGTTTCCTGCCCAAGAGAACCTCTGTGACCTTCACGGGCGCCTGGTGCTGCTCCATAAAATACCCTGCTACATAGAGGATG AGCTCAAAACTTCCCTTTCCAACTTCATTGAGAGTGAGACCATCCTGGATCGTGACAGCGAGGCAGTGCTGGCCCTGCAGAGACTCTCAGTGGGAAATGTAGATGTGAACCGGCTCACCAACGCATGGACCAGGTCTTATGTGGAG ACGACGCTGGAGCACGCTCGGCTCGAAGAGCCCAGCTGGGACGAGGACTTTGCCGACGTTTACCATGAGCTGATCCACTCCCCGGCCTCAGATACCCTTCTCAACCTGGAGCACAACTACTTTGTGAGCATCTCCGAGCTCATCagtgagagagacatggagattAAGAAGCTGCAAGAGAG GCAAGCCGCTGAAATGGACAAAGTGATGCATGAGCTGGGAAATACTTTGAGTGACCATGATGTCAATACAGTTGCCTCTCAACACTTTGATGCACAGCAG GTGTTGGAGAACAAGTGGGCCAGTGAGCTGAAGCAAGTTACTGGCATTCAAAAGCACGAGTATCAGGAGTGGGTCATCAGTCTGCACCAGGACCTGCAGAAGTCCAACAGCAGCCAAATCac GGAGGAGATTAAGGTGCAGCCCGGCCAGCAGTCGGAGCTGGCAGACTCTGGAGCCCGGATGTTCGAGGAGCagcctcagctggaggagagcttCACCATACATTTAG GAGCCCAACTGAAGACGATGCACAACCTGCGGCTGGTCTGCTCCGATGTGCTGGACTTCTGCAAGCACCGGCGGCACGGCAGCGGGGGGGCGAAGCTGAGGCGGCTGCAGACGGCTCTCTCGCTCTACTCCTCCTCGCTCTGTGGTCTAGTGCTGCTAGTCGACAACAGGGTCAACTCCTACAGTGGCATCAAGAGAG attttGCAACTGTCGCCAAGGAGTGCACCGACTTCCACTTTCCCTTCCTGGAGGCGCAGCTGGACGAGGTGCAGCAGGTGTTGCTCTATGCCAGAGCCCAGCGGAGCAGCAAGCACAAAGAACAGCCAG ATATACCAAGGAACGGCGGTGACGATAAGAGCAAAAATGTTGAAAGGAACCCATCTAACATCCTCCCAG GTGAGTTCTACGTCTCGCGGCACTCCAACCTGTCGGAGGTCCACGTGGTcttccacctgtgtgtggacgACAACGTGCGCTCGGGGAACATCACGGCCCGGGACCCGGCCATTATGGGCTTGAGGAACATCCTGAAGGTCTGCTGCACACACGACGTCACCACCATCACGGTGCCGCTGCTACTGGTCCACGACATGTCGGAG gAGATGACTATACCGTGGTGTCTAAAGAGAGCAGAGCTGGTATTCAAATGTGTCAAAG GCTTCATGATGGAGATGGCCTCGTGGGATGGAGGATTATCGCGCACCGTCCAGTTTCTGGTGCCAAAG AGTATCTCAgaggagatgttctaccagttgAGCAACATGCTGCCTCAGATCTTCCgcgtctcctccaccctaactCTCACCTCAAAGCACTGA
- the c6h12orf4 gene encoding protein C12orf4 homolog isoform X1: MKKNKTKVNSSAEKEFVFEFRAGEHNCVLKVPLQFPAQENLCDLHGRLVLLHKIPCYIEDELKTSLSNFIESETILDRDSEAVLALQRLSVGNVDVNRLTNAWTRSYVETTLEHARLEEPSWDEDFADVYHELIHSPASDTLLNLEHNYFVSISELISERDMEIKKLQERQAAEMDKVMHELGNTLSDHDVNTVASQHFDAQQVLENKWASELKQVTGIQKHEYQEWVISLHQDLQKSNSSQITEEIKVQPGQQSELADSGARMFEEQPQLEESFTIHLGAQLKTMHNLRLVCSDVLDFCKHRRHGSGGAKLRRLQTALSLYSSSLCGLVLLVDNRVNSYSGIKRDFATVAKECTDFHFPFLEAQLDEVQQVLLYARAQRSSKHKEQPDIPRNGGDDKSKNVERNPSNILPGEFYVSRHSNLSEVHVVFHLCVDDNVRSGNITARDPAIMGLRNILKVCCTHDVTTITVPLLLVHDMSEEMTIPWCLKRAELVFKCVKGFMMEMASWDGGLSRTVQFLVPKRCVLEVSHVHSATQKAHLAEQSSEGRLFEECAINHRRESFMFS, from the exons atgaagaagaacaaaaccaAAGTGAACAGCTCTGCCGAGAAGGAGTTTGTGTTTGAGTTCAGGGCCGGAGAACACAACTGTGTCCTCAAGGTGCCTCTTCAGTTTCCTGCCCAAGAGAACCTCTGTGACCTTCACGGGCGCCTGGTGCTGCTCCATAAAATACCCTGCTACATAGAGGATG AGCTCAAAACTTCCCTTTCCAACTTCATTGAGAGTGAGACCATCCTGGATCGTGACAGCGAGGCAGTGCTGGCCCTGCAGAGACTCTCAGTGGGAAATGTAGATGTGAACCGGCTCACCAACGCATGGACCAGGTCTTATGTGGAG ACGACGCTGGAGCACGCTCGGCTCGAAGAGCCCAGCTGGGACGAGGACTTTGCCGACGTTTACCATGAGCTGATCCACTCCCCGGCCTCAGATACCCTTCTCAACCTGGAGCACAACTACTTTGTGAGCATCTCCGAGCTCATCagtgagagagacatggagattAAGAAGCTGCAAGAGAG GCAAGCCGCTGAAATGGACAAAGTGATGCATGAGCTGGGAAATACTTTGAGTGACCATGATGTCAATACAGTTGCCTCTCAACACTTTGATGCACAGCAG GTGTTGGAGAACAAGTGGGCCAGTGAGCTGAAGCAAGTTACTGGCATTCAAAAGCACGAGTATCAGGAGTGGGTCATCAGTCTGCACCAGGACCTGCAGAAGTCCAACAGCAGCCAAATCac GGAGGAGATTAAGGTGCAGCCCGGCCAGCAGTCGGAGCTGGCAGACTCTGGAGCCCGGATGTTCGAGGAGCagcctcagctggaggagagcttCACCATACATTTAG GAGCCCAACTGAAGACGATGCACAACCTGCGGCTGGTCTGCTCCGATGTGCTGGACTTCTGCAAGCACCGGCGGCACGGCAGCGGGGGGGCGAAGCTGAGGCGGCTGCAGACGGCTCTCTCGCTCTACTCCTCCTCGCTCTGTGGTCTAGTGCTGCTAGTCGACAACAGGGTCAACTCCTACAGTGGCATCAAGAGAG attttGCAACTGTCGCCAAGGAGTGCACCGACTTCCACTTTCCCTTCCTGGAGGCGCAGCTGGACGAGGTGCAGCAGGTGTTGCTCTATGCCAGAGCCCAGCGGAGCAGCAAGCACAAAGAACAGCCAG ATATACCAAGGAACGGCGGTGACGATAAGAGCAAAAATGTTGAAAGGAACCCATCTAACATCCTCCCAG GTGAGTTCTACGTCTCGCGGCACTCCAACCTGTCGGAGGTCCACGTGGTcttccacctgtgtgtggacgACAACGTGCGCTCGGGGAACATCACGGCCCGGGACCCGGCCATTATGGGCTTGAGGAACATCCTGAAGGTCTGCTGCACACACGACGTCACCACCATCACGGTGCCGCTGCTACTGGTCCACGACATGTCGGAG gAGATGACTATACCGTGGTGTCTAAAGAGAGCAGAGCTGGTATTCAAATGTGTCAAAG GCTTCATGATGGAGATGGCCTCGTGGGATGGAGGATTATCGCGCACCGTCCAGTTTCTGGTGCCAAAG AGATGTGTTCTCGAGGTGTCGCATGTACACAGCGCCACACAAAAGGCCCACCTGGCTGAACAAAGCTCAGAAGGGAGACTGTTTGAAGAGTGCGCCATAAATCACAGACGAGAGAGCTTCATGTTCTCTTGA
- the e2f4 gene encoding transcription factor E2F4 produces MMMELESASSRGELGAVGDSLQAQTPSRHEKSLGLLTTKFVTLLQEAKDGVLDLKAAADTLAVRQKRRIYDITNVLEGIGLIEKKSKNSIQWKGVGPGCNTREIADKLIDLKAELDDLALRENELDQQRVWVQQSIKNVTDDSNNSPMAYIKHEDLCGAFKGDTLLAIRAPIGTQLEVPIPESILNGQRKYQIRLKSSSGPIEVLLVNKDPSCASPVVLPVPPPDDILQNLPAPPPTSQPPPTAVTQVCRAAPAINSKSGASTTTAVAASVTEVQSPMQLTPTADTPAAVTQQLQSSASLDGSASASASALFEPIKSDPSELLDFPKELSEMFDPTKEIISGDLLEDLMASEVFSPLLRLSPPPSEHDYIYNLDETEGLCDLFDVPILNL; encoded by the exons ATGATGATGGAGCTCGAGTCGGCCAGTAGCAGAGGCGAACTGGGAGCTGTGGGGGACTCGCTGCAGGCGCAGACCCCCAGCAGGCACGAGAAGAGCCTCGGACTGCTCACCACCAAGTTTGTGACTTTGCTCCAGGAGGCGAAGGACGGGGTGCTGGACCTGAAAGCG GCTGCAGACACCTTGGCGGTGCGGCAGAAACGACGAATCTACGACATCACCAATGTGTTGGAGGGAATTGGACTGATCGAGAAGAAGTCCAAGAACAGCATCCAATGGAA GGGCGTCGGTCCAGGATGCAACACCAGAGAGATCGCCGATAAGCTAATTGATCTGAAGGCCGAGCTAGATGACCTGGCTCTCAGGGAAAATGAGCTGGACCAGCAGAGAGTCTGGGTCCAACAGAGCATCAAGAATGTCACCGATGACTCCAACAACAGCC CTATGGCATATATAAAACATGAAGACCTCTGTGGAGCTTTCAAAG GTGACACTCTCCTGGCAATCCGTGCTCCCATTGGCACACAACTAGAGGTCCCCATACCTGAATCT ATCCTCAACGGTCAGCGGAAATACCAGATCCGCCTCAAGAGTTCTTCTGGTCCCATCGAGGTCCTGCTGGTCAATAAGGACCCGTCCTGTGCCTCTCCTGTTGTTCTGCCCGTCCCTCCTCCAGATGACATCCTTCAAAACCTCCCAGCACCGCCGCCCACCTCTCAGCCGCCGCCCACTGCTGTCACACAG GTCTGCAGAGCAGCTCCAGCAATAAATTCAAAATCTGGTGCTTCCACAACAACCGCTGTAGCAGCCTCAGTGACAG AAGTGCAGAGCCCCATGCAGCTCACCCCAACAGCAGACACACCTGCAGCCGTTACTCAGCAACTGCAGTCGTCTGCCTCGTTAGATGGATCTGCATCCGCTTCTGCCTCGGCGCTGTTTGAACCAATTAAGTCTGATCCGTCTGAAT TGCTGGACTTTCCCAAAGAGCTCTCTGAAATGTTTGATCCAACAAAAG AGATCATTAGTGGGGACCTTTTGGAGGACTTGATGGCCTCAGAAG TGTTCTCGCCTCTCCTCCGTCTGTCCCCCCCACCCAGCGAACACGACTACATCTACAACCTGGATGAGACAGAGGGCCTTTGTGACCTGTTCGACGTGCCCATTCTCAATCTCTGA